The following is a genomic window from Anopheles aquasalis chromosome 3, idAnoAquaMG_Q_19, whole genome shotgun sequence.
TTTACGAAAAGGCCGTGAAACGGCGCAACCTTGGTGATGGAATTGGCtggatttgtttatttcgtGACGCAAGCAACCGTTGGCCCGCAGTTTCTAATATTCAAAAGATCCAGTGCGGCTGGCAAGTTCAAGGTCACAATGCACACCGGTTCTGAAATGTAACCTTCTATCGATTACGTATGATGCCCGATTGATACTATTTTGgcatttttaaatatattaagtagttttctttaaatttctTCAACATACTTAGTTAGTATAATTGACTTTTTCTCTttgaattaattgaatttcgttTCTGATTCTCTATACAGTATTGCCGCCGCTTGCTGGGTTGCTCACTATGCTAAGCGGCTGCTGGAAACGCTGTTCGTACACCGTTTCTCGCATGCTACGATGCCACTGAGAAATCTGTTCAAAAACTGCTCCTACTACTGGGCGTTTGCCGGATATGTGGCCTACCACGTAAATCATCCACTGTTCACCGAACCTTGCCAGGCCATGGTGTACGCCGGATTGGGCACGTTCATTGTAAGTTACACTACTCAGCATTCAGATTTGAGAGAACTCTTTTTAATACCCCGTTTTGTATGACCATTGCAGGTGAGTGAGCTGGGCAATTTCTCGATTCACATACTGCTGCGGAACCTACGACCAGCTGGTTCCAACGTGCGGAAGATTCCCGTCCCGGATGCAAACCCTTTGACGCAGCTATTCAAGTATGTTCATTGCCGTCACCGCCTCTAACACGTTTCGTTAACGTCTTCTTGCTGCCTTGTCTTTATATCTTTGCAGCTTCGTATCTTGCCCGAATTACACGTACGAGTTCCTGTCGTGGGTTGGCTTCACGCTGATGACATCGTGCATTCCGGCCGGACTCTTTGCCTTCGCTGGCATGTACCAGATGACCGTCTGGGCGCTAGGCAAGCACCGCAACTACAAGAAAGAGTTCAAAGACTACCCAAAGGGTCGCAAAGCGATCATTCCGTTCTTGCTGTAAAACAGAGGAGAAGAGACAGCGATCACTCTGCTGTTACTGGCAAACTACGGTTTgcagtttttctttcttcttactttccgtttccggttttcggttcagATATTTTCCCTCAGGGTGTCAGGTTGTTGTAAAATCTATAAGATTAGTTCAAACTCAATGTTTGGTATGAAGGCTTTGTGTTGCTCAAAGGTTACTGATGATTTCACGTGGCGTGCAAATGGCTGCATTTCATACAGTcaatgcatttatttattgacGAGATTAACGGAATATTCATTATACAGCAATAGTTGAGTAACCACCAGTTCGAACATCATTCCCTTTCGACACTCTTTCCAATGGTGCGGGACTTAATCGACGGCACCTAGATTATGGCGGAACAAAGTAGGCGGCCAACCACGACATGAGTATCTTTAAGCTTTTGGGGAATGAAGGATGCGTAAATAAAGACCAAATGTTTATTAAAACTAAACGTTGATCGACCACTGACTGAAGGTTTGAAAGAATTACCGTTGAAAAAAGAAGACAATCTTATGTTagtaaaaaatatatatatttacgTTTTCATTCGTTAGTTACATCTGGATGACACATTCATCAATTGAAATGGATGCGACCGAACGCAGATCATCGCCCAGGGAACGACACACCATGGCCATTTTAATACGAAGAAAcgaatactttttttttaacttggGCTGAATTCAAACGCTTTTAGTTTTCATCTCATTGAAAGCATCAAAAGTGTCCACTATTGGATGGCACCTGTTTAATTTCTGGAGGCCAACCTCGATTCTGCACGCTTCTCAGCCCATAGAAAAAGCAGAATCTTACCGAAGCAACTATTTAAATAAAGTGACTAAAAGCATCTTTTTATAAGCTAGTCAAATACACAAATGcgccgtaaaaaaaaaaacaaatcaaatctaGCACATCTAGCAAAAGCAATTCTAAAATTAAGTCCTATTAAGTATGCGTAAACACTCGTTTGCCCTATGTGCCTAGCCTGGGTCCAATCCTCTAACTAGTCGAAGCACTGTTGGAGCCCCAGGCTTTCAAGAGAGCGAGTGTCTTGTTCAGATGGGCACACCATTCATCACGCTCCTCCTTTGAATCAGCAGACAGAAGATACCTGTTGATGGGAAAACAAAGGAACCAAGGGTTATTAACAATATCCTGGGTATAGACTGTTACAGCACGTTGGTGGTGTGTCCTACCTTTCGATCGTCGTCTTGCCACGTCGCACAATTTTTAGCGATtccacatcgtcatcgcgcgCCGGTCGCGGAAACTCTAGCATCAGCGTGTTCAGTCGCGAACAAACGTCACGCGGTGCAACGGTAATGCGCCGCTCGGTCGAACAGCCCTGCAGATCAATGCTACCGATCGGTGCCTTCCGGCGCTCATCATCGGGATACTTCCAGAAGTTGATCGTGTGACGCTGTAGCCGGCACCACCGTCGATGCCACGCACCCAGCCCCGAAACATCTTCGTACATCGTCAGGAACCCACTGTAGTCGACCGTGACGGCCAACTCACAGTTGACGCGCATGTTGACAATGCCCTCGAGTGGGCTGGCACAGCCAGCGATCGGGTTGAGCGTCCAGCTCGTGCGCTGGATTTCTTTTagcgaaaaaataataaacccaTACATAGTCAGCGACGGTGACCGGACCGCTTGTGGACCGGCCGGTGATTGAACCGGTGGCATCACGAGTCGTGAATTGCTCTTCATGCCCTTCGGTGTGTGGAGCAGTAGCTTGCTGGAACCAGAGCCACCCTTCTTCTTGTTCCCGCCCATCGCAATGTGATACTTGATCTCGTGCGGAAGCACCTCGCGCGCTGCCGGCATACCGTAGATCTCCATCGTTATCTGTAAATTCAAAGAAGGATAAGATGCCATCAATATAGGCCATTTAAATGACGTCCCAATGGCTCGCATACCTTAAAATCAGCAAACACATTGCTCAACTGCAGCACATCgggaaaccgaaccgacagcAGACCGGGTAGCGTCGGTACGGTTTGTGTGGCCAGCACGGTTTCATTGTACTTCAGCAGACACACCAGATTGTGGCCACTGATTTGATCGGCCGCCAGCTTGCGCATGTACTCCTGCTTGAGTGGCAACGTGATGTCCTTCACCGTAAGGCGTCCCTTCTCCGTAGGGGCCCCTGGTGGTCGCAAACATCCTTCCACTCGGAGTCGCTGTACTTCATCCAAAATAGCCTGCCGACGGTGAGCTGTGGAAAGGAGGTAAAGTAAAAATGATATCAGTTATTTCCTTCAACTAAACCCTCTTTATGATATAATCTGCTTACTCGCAACGAGAAGATGTCGTTCGCCTTCGGCCGATTCGGTGGAACCGGAAAACTCGATCGTGGCAGCGCAAAGATTGAGAGCCTGGCTCGCCTGCGCAATGATGGTCTGCTGTTTGCACACCTCGTCCAGCAGCTTTTTGATCTTTTCCTGGACCAAAAATTCGCCCTCCTCGGTCgtgccactggtgctggtcgatTCAACCGTACTCGAGACACTCTCCTCACCcgaatcgtcatcgtcgcggGACGTAGAATCGACCCTCGGTTGACCCGCTTCATCATCACGGCCATGCTGCTGTTTCGACCCACCAACGCCACCCATTGGAGTGCGCGGCACTCGACGGGGCGTAACGGCGCTCgcattctgttgctgttgccgacGATAGAAGCTAACGGTGTGCACCAACGTAACGATATTATCGTCTCCCGAAGGTTTCACCTGCAGTTCCGATCGAACCGGGGTACTGTAATCTACGGTGCCATTACTCATACCGACGCTTTTACGGGGCGTTTTggattttcgtttttctgAACCTCGGGCacggtcctcctcctcgatcgcACCACACCGTTCATTAGCGTGGGATGGATTTTTCTGGTAAGAAAAGCTGTTCGAAGCCACCGAGGATTTACGCTGCAAAAGTGAGAAAAGCACGTTAGGTACAGCGAGAGGGTAACGCAAAGAACAGAGACGGGTACAACATGTGTCGAACGGGTATGAAACGAAGCAGATGAAGCATGAGTTTCTATCAATCGCAGTTAGTCCTAGTGACGCAGACATGTATTACCAGCACGTTCCCCTAGGGATACCTGGGAACCAGGTAGATATTAGGTTTGTAACGTAATCCTTGGTGGTTAGCAGCATGCAGCATTCATCAACCCCTTTCCAGCCACCATAGGTttagttacaaaaaaaaaaaaacaacacaaaacagagaCAAAAGTACGGCTAAACCCAATTCTCTTACTGGTGTATCATGTGCTTCACTGTCTTCGTCACCCTCCTGACCGAACGCTTCCTCGAAGCAGGCGTTGAGCAGATCGCTGTCTTCCAACACACCCGAGCTATCGCTAACCGTTCTATCGCTACAGTTAGACAGATCGTGCACTCGAGAGCACTGCCTTTGCTGTTGATCATAACAATGcaaacgaaaatgaagcaTTGGAACGTTTTAATGCTCGGGGACAAAACGGATAATAGCAGGATGCCAAACGTTCGATCTTGCCGTTGGTGGGTCTGTATAGCAACTGTTTGAGAATATAAAACGATCTCTTACCTTGCCACCTTGGCTTTGGCGATGACCGCGGccatgctgctggttgctggaggACTGTTTCCGGCCGTTCAGTTCCACCGCTTGCAAAATTTCCCGTCCGAGGCTAACGTTCGCTATGTTGGCATCATCGTCCGAGTACATGAAGCTGCaattggaataaaaaaaaaaaacggaacggaattctTAAAGTCGTACCATAAATAGCGACCGATTGATCATCGATTTCTCATAGTAAATTATGCAGATTTTCGTAGCATTATGTCTAATCTATTGTGTTaatgatggatgatgttttatttttggttgaaCAACATTAAACTTAAATTGATAATGTAATGGATGATGGAGGTCGCTTTGGGTGTCAAAAGGTAACGAAACTAAATATCCCTTTAAATGATGATAAATAAAAGCAGCAAATGGCATTTAAGCAAACACATTTAATGAATGGAAtgagtttgcaaaacaaaaaacgtgaaatgaaataaataaaatgaagcaGATATGATGTGAAAAATTATGTTAAATGTTAGCGCAGCAGAAACACTGCAATAAATCAACAATACATTCATCCCACCTgtcgtcatcctcatcgacCTCGTATCTGTTATCCTCGTGTccacgatcgtcgtcatcctcgtcataCTCCTCTTCAtcgctatgctgctgctgctgctgcaggtcaCTTCCGTAGCATGTTCGGAAGGCACGATCAGACGACTCGGAGCCCGAGACAGTGGCCGTGGTGTAGCCATCAGCAGTGCCACCaacgtcctcctcttcctcttgatGTCCCTCATCGCCCGACTCGGTGGCCGTTGTTTCAATGTCGCTAAGTGCGGGATACATACGACCATCCTTTGAAGTGCCCGTCACTCGAATGCGCTTTACATCATCTAGCGCGGCCATTACTCCTGGACTGTCGCTTGTTCCGTCTGGATAAACAGAAGCGGGATTTTTAAGGATATACAACGtgacattttccaaaaactaaAGGCCTGAACTTACCACTACGCCGTTTGACGGCCCCTGGTTGGTTCGTTTCGCCACCGTGCGATTTTTTCTTCTGGCCACTGGCCGTGAGATAGCCCTCCGGTGGCATCGGAGGTGCCGACGGAATCGGACGGGAATCGTACGCGGCAGCCGTGTCCGATGACATGTCCACGGGTTTGCTGAATCGATTCAGCAGCAAATCCAtctcctgctgccgctgacgACGAATTTCTTCTGCAATTTGGGACTCCGAAATAGTGCTGGCATTCGACATGAGTGCCGCTACCGTATTGCGGATGGCCGATCCACTGGCCATGGTTTCGGCTTTGGTTTGCGCAGCCGCCACTTGCTTCGGGGCGGGCACGTTTCGTtgaggcgatggtggtgcccgaGGTTGCTGCTGGGCAGCGATGCTACCAAAGCCCGATCCTTGAATGGCCGAGCACGAGAACGCTTTGCCGGCGTCTTTTTGACCGGTGATCTGTCTAATCGAAGGACTAATGCCGAATGCCGCTTTCGGTACCAGTGCCGTCCCCTTATTCTTCTCAAAGATGGCCATGCGTTCCTTCAGTGACATTTCGGCCGGATCTTTCTgaccatttttcaaaatggaCTGCCTCCGACCGGcagatttttcaaacattgcCGCACGCCCGGACACAATGCCTCCTCCTTTCTGCGAACCAGTCGGAGCTGATGGAGCCTTCTGCGATGGCTTGCTCGTCGACGGTTCAGGATTCGCTTTCGTAACTGTACGCTCCCGGGAATCGGAATACGTGCCAGCCGCACTGGTCGCATTCGGCCGAGCTACCTGTGCAGCTCGATAGTTATCCGGCTTTTGCTTGTCACCATTCGACTCGGTGGCCTTGTTGTAATCATACACCATCTTCGTGGCGGTCGATTCTCGACGCTGGAAACCTTGCAACTCCAGATCGTCCATTACACGTTCGTCCCATTTCAGcgatttctgctgctgcatcggttTACCAGTTCCGCTCGTTCGAGCAGTACGGTCAGATTCCTTCTTCTGAGGGCTCAGGATCGATTTCGGAGGATTTGGTGCGGCGTATTTCTTGGGCGTTGCACCCGTACCTGCACCGGTGGCGGTTCCTCCCACCGTTCGCTTAGGGCTCTGCTGATGATGCGGAGACTTTTCTCTACCCGGTACGATCGTCTCCCGATGATGCTTAATGTCCGGGTGGGATGTATCATCTTCCCAGTTGTTGATGGAATCGGCTAGCATGGCCAACTTGGCCAGCTTCGATTTCGGTTTACTGCCTTCCTTCACATCCTCATGAAAGCGTCCTTCGGTACGGTGAACCGGCGAGGAAAGGTCCTGCGTGTCCGAGTACAGCGTACCGAGCCGTTGCAGCTGGTTCCGCGACTGATCCCGGATCAGGTTCTTCACCTCGGCGTTCTCCTTCTCGGCTTcattctgctcctgctgtggcTCGATCGACCGCACTACGTACGAGTTTTTCACCCCTCCGTTCGCTTCCATCTCCCGGACACCGAGATCGACCTTCAGGTTCGAGCTGGTCATGATGTTGATTTCTAGCGCCACATCACAATCCTCCGGATCGCCCCCTCCGATGTTGAGCGTAGTGGCACGATCACCGTCGACCTCAACCGTGCGGCTCGATACCGTCGTCGCCACAGGGGCTTTCGGAGCGGAGTGCTTCCGGGACGGTGCCTTTTTCTTCGGTGACGCCGCCGCACTCGGCGCTGGCTTCTCGGCCTCGTAGTTGAACTCGGAAAGCGGGAACTTGGAGGTGTTTGCAATTCCCAGTGCCGCTGCCCGTTTTTCGGCTCGCTCTAGTATGTTCTAATGCGTCCAAAGCCGGGGAAAAAAGCGGGGGCTCAAATAACACTAACCTTTAATTTGTGAGCcaagtttgtttgttgcttacCTGCGTGAAGGGATCCATTTTGGCATCGCCCGAAACAGCTTCTTTTTCGCAAATACGCTACCAACGTACTAGATAGATCGGTGAATATTACCGTCACGCTTTGATTGCAACGCGATTTCGTTGTCCAACACCTTTTTCCGGTCACTTTTTCCCCCAAAATCCAAGCACACAAGAGCACACCCAACAAGCCGTCCGACCGTTTTTTCGCTTTGTTCCGtgaaccgccgccgccagcgtCGCCTGTTGAGGTTTGAAAATGCAACGGCTGTCGAAGCGACCGTTGAACCTTCCGAAATTGACAGATTTTCAAACCAACGGGGGGTCCACAACTGGTCCCGCTGGCGGCATGACAGTttgccacaaacaaaaaccatcgcgGCCACGAATTTCATCACCTCGCCGATCGGTGGAAGGGATTAAAAAGTAATTAAtccatcccctcccccgcTCAATCGAAACAGGAGCGTACGCCAGGACCACCGGAAACGTGCAGATCGTCAGGTAAGCTTGGAGGCAAGAGCAATCTTCCAGTGGACTCGCGTAACCACGCGCGATCAGCGCATGATGTAACTCGTGCCCGTGGCTGCACACGCCAGAAGTGACCTTGAACTAGAGAACAGATGATGGGGATGTGggtcatcatgctgctgcgggaTGGGCATATAAAGCTGATCGTCCCGGTAACCGTATTGTGCATTGTAGGATGAGCGGTAAAATGCCAAGCTACGACGAAACGCACTCGGACAAGCTCGCTCGCAAGGCCCGGGAATCACCGTTCATGCCGATCGGATTGGCCGgattggtggcggtgtgtgGGATCGGTGCGTACAAGTACAAGAACCGGGGAGGCATGTCCACGTCCGTGTTCCTGATGCAGCTGCGAGTGGCCGCGCAAGGGACGGTTGTGGCGGCCCTGTCCATCGGTCTCGGCTACACGATGGCAAACGAATatattttcaacaaaaaagacGAATAAGCAAGAGGCTTCGAGGACGCTCAAAGTTGTAAGTATCGGACGAAGCTGGATTTCCCatcatttcattcgtttttcattacttttttttctttcctcacTTTCTCCAAAAGGTGTAAATAAGTATTATTAGATGaaaatgttatttatttactgCTGAGCCCCCAACATCCCCGATATTCTCCTATGGATTAAACTCCGCGGAACGGCACCGCTGTTTCGGTGTGCACGACTATAAACTGTGATTCACGAGAGATTGGATCTAGGATTCCAACGGGATGCCGGGTGTGAAAACATGGGTGCACATCGAAAACGAACCATTCTTCATGCCATTACAATCAGGATAAAACTGTCTCATCAATAGGAACGCGGTGCTCGTGGAAATTGGCTAGTGTGGTATAAGTGCGAGCCAGCGAAACCGTAAACAATTTGGCTAAATCTCTTTGAAACTTCTGAAAGAAGTGCTAAATTTATTTGTCAGCAGTCGTGCTTCGTTGCGAAACTAAGATCCAGACGTGTTGTCCAAGTAATAAATCAAAAGTGTGTAGAAAATTGAACTAAAATCGTACGCATGTTTCGTAAACCGTCCGTGGTCGGTGAAAGAAGATCCGTACGCTTACCGGTAAGCAGGTTGCACCTTGGCTGGTTGTGATCTGTCTGTCGTCGAAGgttgttctatttttagtTCCGTTAAGGGAGGTGGAGTGCGGATTCATGAATGAAAGTTAGATGCTTCGCTTCGATACCGCACCGCGGGGGGGGAATGGGCGTCGCGTCGAGAGGGTTGATAAACAATTCGTGACCTTGCTGAAGATATGCTAACAGGCAGCACTTCATTACGGGTTTAGTGCGATAAATAGCTATCCTGCAGTGATACGATGTAGTACCTTTGGGATTTATTTAAATGAGGCTGCAGATAAGGTATGTACGGCTGTACAGTTTTAAACAAACAGATTATatgattttttctttcgtataaattgtgttttattaACCAACTTTAGCTATTCATTATGCACTTATTACGAGTAGAGCAATCCATCCATAATTGCTTCACGCTTTCTGGTGCTGATCGTGTCGTTTCGTTTGACTCTTTTTCGACAAATCGTGATCCGGCGATCGCTGACCATGCTCATTCGGAAGCACCTCCGTACTACGGTCCGTATTCCGTCGGTACACGCGATTTTCAGCGGCCGGTATTTGTACGTAGCCCTGCACGTAGTTGAGATTGCCTGTGACCCCTCCCTGTCCACCGTCAGCAATGAACGTTGGCTGAACTTGATGGTAAACCGTTTGCTGCAATCGAACGGGGCCGGCGGGCAGCGTATTGCGTGTTCCTGCTCCGGCATAAACCGTCGTTCGTCGGCCAGCCGAAGCGAATGCCACTCCGATCGGTTGAacgggtgctggtggaggtacATGGATGTCACGGTATGCCGGCAGCGGTGCACCAGTCGTGAGCATCGCTACAGTGCCCGCAATGGGCGATTGGGAAGATGGTGTCGCAATGTAGGCCAGGTTGGCCGGTGCCGGAAACGTGGCCAGATACGTACCACCCGCCACCGGCGTAGCTTGGGTGGTCGTGGAAGCAATTACGGATCCGGCATGTGGTGCCGTATTGTAGCTGTGGATCTTCACATCACTCGGTCGCAACTGGGCCGGATAGAAAGGGGCCGGAATTTGCGACTGCGTTGCTGGGTAGTAcagttgccgttgttgctggttgataaggtactgttgttgttgctgctgttgctgttgctgctgaaggtgttgctgttgctgttcggcCACAGCTGGCATCTGGTAGTAACCATAAGCAACGGGTGTAGGTGGACTGACGACTGGCGCCGATTGTACCGCAGCTACCGGTTCATTCTCGTACGTCACATCCGCCCGGTATCCGTTGTTGTCTGCGATGTATTTTACGATCTGCATTCGACCATCCGGCAGCTGCACCTTGTAGCTACCCTTAACCGCTCcgtccatctgctgctgttgcgtgtgCGAGAAATCGTCGCCCGAGGCCGAATCCTTCACGGCGTACGAGAACACGTAGTTCTTCTTCACATCCGTTGCTGCCTCCTGTAAAAGCGCTCCATGAATCACCTGTCCAGCATTTCCAGACTCTCCATATACGATACTTACATTCAGGAAGTCGATATTATCCACCTGCTGGTACCCTTTGCCTAGCAGTCGAGCCGCATGCTTTGCCAATGCCTGGTAGGCAGGTTTCACAATCGGACTATCGGCACCAGCAAACCGACCCATCTTCTGTTGCCGTTCCTTCAGAGCTAGCGCCTCGTAAGGGTAAGGCAGTTCGTTCGCCGTAGATCCATCTCGTACACGGGGAAACTGCACAGGACCTTGGCTGCGGTACACAATTATCCCACAGACCCAGTGGCGGTGAGAAAGGAGATAATAAATTAACcaaacgaaacacgaaacacgtgcaaacaacagaaacacgTGGTCACCAGGGAAACGGTGCTTACTTGAGAAGATTTTGGGAGAATTTCTCACTGTTGGTCGCTAGGTTCCGGTCGAAGATGGCGATGCCTTCGTACGGGTTCCGGTACGGGTGTGGATTTACATCGCGAGGTCGTAGCAAAGATGCCGGCTCGGGTGTTTCCACGGCCACCGCCCGGCACTGGCCAACGATTGCCAGTATCACCAGAGACCGGATAAGCTGTCCACGCGGAAAGGGAAAGGTCAATGGAtgggttggttgttgtttgaaatGCGGTTAAAAGAAGCAGTTACATCGTCTTGCTCTACTGCAAAGCAGGCTCTGGGTGGATCATGTCCGATCACCGCAGACATCATCTTACCTTCAGCAACGCCAGCGAACGCCTTGACTGCATTTTCGGTTCCCACTCGGTTGgtttgtcggtcggtcggtcggttagaATTATTTAAGCATACCACCTTGTACGATGAGTGATGGGTGGATGGGCGGTGGGCGCGATTGAATCAACTGGGGAAATAGAATGGGAAAAGGCCGACGAAAAACAAAGTATGGTTAGGTATGGGGGGTGCATTCGGGTGTAATTTTCACACGGGACACTCCGGCCATGTGAGCTGTGTGATCGGTTGGACACTTGTGAGAGATCAGGCATTTGGTGGGCGGTGAGGCGCGGCTCTACGCGTCGCGGCCTTCCATTTCCACCTGTAAACGGGGCCTGCCTtacgggaagggggggggggggggagggtgtggaTTTATCAGAATTTTCCACGCTCCATTGGGCGAAGGTGGAACGACATTACACACGGCCGCAACGGTAAAGATCATTTcacgtgcgagcgagcgagcaacccAACGAGTGGGTGTGGAAATGATCTCCACTTTATTATGCGCTCATTATAGATTGTTCGCGTTGTTTCGTCATCTGCAAACAATTGGTTAGCTATTAACCGGTATGGGTATGTTTTAGTTGGCGATTACAACCTTTTTGATTGTACGATCGAGCTGTCTGAAGCATTGCCTACTAACACTGTATACTAACAATTTCAAAAGTAAACTAgaactgaaactgaaaataGAGTTTTGTATCTTACAAATGAAGCGTGCATCGATATCTTGAGGGGCCTTCATCCTTGACTGATTGAAGGACATTCCCTTAAAGGTTTAGGGCACCTAGTGTGAAACCTGAAGCGcacaattaattaaaagtgaCTCTACTGGATAGGTCAATAAATCTATCAAGAAGTAAAGCGCCCCATAGCATCATAAACAATCCATTCGGATCATCCCTGGACCGGCCTTGAGATGGGATTTGGTGATGGCGTAGGGTGGTCCATAAAATGCTGACTGATTCACTCATTATGCTCTACCTGGCTGCATATAGGCTGCAGTCTGTAAGCCTTCGATATCTGGCTAAGCCTTCTCTAAGGCGTGATGTTTCACCGGGGGTCacatcaccgatcgatcggtaaaGTGCCGCATCAACCCAactcatgatgctgctgattcgCGATGTGGCGCTTAATTGGGACATGGTGCTACGTTTTGTGGAGAAAAGCTTTACCGGCATATCGCATGAGGCTGGATCTTGACCAGCGTTTGTGTGGATTTCAAGAGGCCTCCCGTCATCGATGGACGCTTAAGGAGCTGAAGTTATTTAACACCAATTAACATATCAATAAGACAGCGTGAGCAATGTAATCGGCGTGGATCTTAAGGTGAAGTATATTGTGTAATCGCAGATTTAATTTAATCGCATCGTCCTTCTCTTTTGGtagtaaaacataaaacggtTAGATTGTAAAGATTTCACTTTTGCGACGCAGAACAGAACAATCGGGAATCTTTTGTGCCTATTCCCGCCTGGCAGCCAGCATGTGCACACGCAACGGAATCGATCGCTGTTACTCAACAACGTTAAGCtgagtttgcaaaaaaaaaaaggaggaaacaaatcaatcaaacgtgCGATAACATTCTTCCCAAAGCTTGTATCCGCACGGGTTTATGCAGATCACGTGCAGCGGCCATTCGGTGGTCCGGGTGTGTCGATTCCCGGACATCGGAAACGACAACGAAATGCGTTTCACACACTCTCACTGTCTTCCGTCCAAGGGGCATCCATCGACGGATTCACGGAACTTCCACACCCGTTTAAAGATTAGTATTCCATTGCGCCAGCTGCTTGAAACACATCGGTTAACACGGTTAAATTCCGCCACCGAATCGCCACCTCGTCACTGATGATGGACGAAGATAGTTAAAAAgctagacaaaaaaaaccattgaacAACGATTTTTCGGGCAACGCACACGCATTGGCATAACCTATTCGGCGAAA
Proteins encoded in this region:
- the LOC126576219 gene encoding anillin isoform X2 encodes the protein MDPFTQNILERAEKRAAALGIANTSKFPLSEFNYEAEKPAPSAAASPKKKAPSRKHSAPKAPVATTVSSRTVEVDGDRATTLNIGGGDPEDCDVALEINIMTSSNLKVDLGVREMEANGGVKNSYVVRSIEPQQEQNEAEKENAEVKNLIRDQSRNQLQRLGTLYSDTQDLSSPVHRTEGRFHEDVKEGSKPKSKLAKLAMLADSINNWEDDTSHPDIKHHRETIVPGREKSPHHQQSPKRTVGGTATGAGTGATPKKYAAPNPPKSILSPQKKESDRTARTSGTGKPMQQQKSLKWDERVMDDLELQGFQRRESTATKMVYDYNKATESNGDKQKPDNYRAAQVARPNATSAAGTYSDSRERTVTKANPEPSTSKPSQKAPSAPTGSQKGGGIVSGRAAMFEKSAGRRQSILKNGQKDPAEMSLKERMAIFEKNKGTALVPKAAFGISPSIRQITGQKDAGKAFSCSAIQGSGFGSIAAQQQPRAPPSPQRNVPAPKQVAAAQTKAETMASGSAIRNTVAALMSNASTISESQIAEEIRRQRQQEMDLLLNRFSKPVDMSSDTAAAYDSRPIPSAPPMPPEGYLTASGQKKKSHGGETNQPGAVKRRSDGTSDSPGVMAALDDVKRIRVTGTSKDGRMYPALSDIETTATESGDEGHQEEEEDVGGTADGYTTATVSGSESSDRAFRTCYGSDLQQQQQHSDEEEYDEDDDDRGHEDNRYEVDEDDDSFMYSDDDANIANVSLGREILQAVELNGRKQSSSNQQHGRGHRQSQGGKRKSSVASNSFSYQKNPSHANERCGAIEEEDRARGSEKRKSKTPRKSVGMSNGTVDYSTPVRSELQVKPSGDDNIVTLVHTVSFYRRQQQQNASAVTPRRVPRTPMGGVGGSKQQHGRDDEAGQPRVDSTSRDDDDSGEESVSSTVESTSTSGTTEEGEFLVQEKIKKLLDEVCKQQTIIAQASQALNLCAATIEFSGSTESAEGERHLLVATHRRQAILDEVQRLRVEGCLRPPGAPTEKGRLTVKDITLPLKQEYMRKLAADQISGHNLVCLLKYNETVLATQTVPTLPGLLSVRFPDVLQLSNVFADFKITMEIYGMPAAREVLPHEIKYHIAMGGNKKKGGSGSSKLLLHTPKGMKSNSRLVMPPVQSPAGPQAVRSPSLTMYGFIIFSLKEIQRTSWTLNPIAGCASPLEGIVNMRVNCELAVTVDYSGFLTMYEDVSGLGAWHRRWCRLQRHTINFWKYPDDERRKAPIGSIDLQGCSTERRITVAPRDVCSRLNTLMLEFPRPARDDDVESLKIVRRGKTTIERYLLSADSKEERDEWCAHLNKTLALLKAWGSNSASTS